A single Bacillus sp. OxB-1 DNA region contains:
- the speE gene encoding polyamine aminopropyltransferase, protein MNLWFTEHHSPNVKFSIKVDKHLYSGQSDFQKIDILQTPEFGRVLTLDGLVMCTEKDEFIYHEMITHVAMATNPHIQNVLVIGAGDGGTVRELVKYPTIEKIDMVEIDQMVVEVCLEYLPQTASKLTDPRVNLYYEDGLKFVRKKESEYDLIIVDSTDPFGPGEGLFTKEFYGNCFKALTEEGILVNQHESPFYEEDARGMKRAHQKIMGFFPISDVYQVHIPTYPSGHWLFGFASKKYDPIEDLDASAWNDLGLETRYYNPKIHVGSFALPNYVKEQLKDVEPKH, encoded by the coding sequence ATGAATTTATGGTTCACAGAACACCATTCGCCCAATGTGAAATTTTCCATCAAAGTGGATAAACACCTCTATTCGGGCCAAAGTGATTTTCAGAAGATCGATATTTTACAGACGCCTGAATTCGGACGGGTTCTGACATTGGACGGGCTCGTCATGTGTACGGAAAAAGACGAGTTCATCTACCATGAAATGATCACACATGTGGCGATGGCGACAAACCCGCATATTCAGAATGTTCTCGTCATCGGTGCTGGAGATGGCGGAACGGTGCGGGAATTGGTGAAGTACCCAACCATCGAAAAGATCGACATGGTGGAAATCGATCAAATGGTCGTCGAAGTGTGCCTGGAATATTTGCCACAGACCGCTTCCAAACTGACCGATCCGCGAGTGAACTTATATTACGAAGACGGATTAAAATTCGTCCGAAAAAAAGAGAGTGAGTACGACCTTATTATCGTCGATTCGACCGATCCATTCGGTCCGGGGGAAGGTCTGTTTACGAAAGAGTTTTATGGGAATTGTTTCAAAGCACTGACGGAAGAAGGGATTTTGGTCAATCAGCATGAAAGTCCTTTCTATGAGGAAGATGCGCGGGGCATGAAGCGTGCCCACCAGAAGATCATGGGATTCTTCCCGATTTCCGATGTCTATCAAGTGCATATCCCGACCTACCCATCCGGTCACTGGCTATTCGGTTTCGCTTCGAAGAAGTATGATCCGATCGAGGACTTGGATGCCTCTGCATGGAACGATTTGGGTCTGGAAACACGGTATTATAATCCGAAGATCCACGTTGGTTCGTTTGCTCTCCCAAACTATGTAAAGGAGCAATTGAAAGATGTTGAACCGAAACATTGA
- a CDS encoding general stress protein gives MAETSFIGVFDNENDLIAKIDELKLKGYSDDNLYVLARRDTDITMVKARTGVEIERPDGGSWWDRFTSLFSGEEPVRGALGNMGLDPIQAENYYKLLEGGSMLLYVDQGEYGQRISGNGGAASLDGAGTDPNLGANLQQPENQIEFPTENPSAGIPPGKRI, from the coding sequence GTGGCGGAGACATCTTTTATCGGTGTGTTTGATAATGAAAATGATTTGATTGCAAAAATTGATGAATTGAAGCTGAAAGGTTATAGTGACGATAATCTGTATGTCCTGGCGAGGCGCGACACGGATATCACGATGGTGAAAGCTCGGACAGGAGTGGAAATCGAGCGGCCGGACGGTGGTTCCTGGTGGGACCGGTTCACTTCGTTGTTTTCGGGAGAGGAACCAGTGCGCGGAGCACTCGGAAATATGGGTCTCGATCCGATTCAGGCGGAGAATTATTATAAGCTGCTCGAAGGAGGAAGCATGCTGCTGTACGTAGATCAGGGCGAGTATGGTCAACGTATTTCCGGCAATGGCGGCGCAGCCAGTTTAGATGGCGCAGGGACCGATCCAAATTTGGGAGCTAATCTTCAGCAGCCCGAAAACCAAATCGAATTCCCTACGGAAAACCCATCTGCCGGCATCCCCCCTGGAAAACGGATCTGA
- a CDS encoding polysaccharide deacetylase family protein gives MKLRILILLGMTSLWIGLQPWDLRVQTSSPITTSFDGPSTATAIEAYAQKHDIPAIDATIDRVWKAIPGYNGLAVDQKKSLKKMGTRFSEQQIVWKEVSPSVHLSELPPSPIYRGNPEKPMISLLINVAWGNEFIEPILRALDKHEAKATFFLDGSWTKKNSDLARLIQLHGHEIGSHAYSHPDLAKSSEAKTREELQKTNDVIEEVLGLTPTWFAPPSGSFNQRTIEIARELGMYTILWTVDTVDWRNPDTTEMVNRVVSKVENGTMILMHPTKPTSEGLDRMIGEIKEKGYVVGTVSELMSEERVQ, from the coding sequence ATGAAACTTAGAATACTCATTTTACTAGGAATGACCAGTTTATGGATCGGGTTACAGCCATGGGATCTGCGGGTTCAAACTTCGAGCCCTATAACGACCTCCTTTGATGGCCCATCAACGGCAACGGCAATTGAAGCCTATGCACAAAAGCATGATATCCCGGCAATCGATGCGACCATCGACAGAGTTTGGAAAGCGATCCCCGGCTATAACGGCCTAGCCGTCGATCAGAAGAAAAGCTTAAAAAAGATGGGAACTCGTTTCAGTGAACAACAGATCGTCTGGAAAGAAGTATCACCCTCCGTCCATTTAAGCGAACTGCCGCCCTCCCCTATTTACCGCGGCAATCCGGAAAAGCCGATGATTTCCCTGCTGATTAACGTTGCCTGGGGGAATGAATTCATCGAACCCATCCTCCGGGCATTGGATAAGCACGAAGCGAAAGCGACGTTCTTTCTGGATGGCAGCTGGACGAAGAAAAATTCCGATTTGGCACGCTTGATTCAGTTACACGGCCATGAAATCGGCAGCCATGCGTACAGCCATCCTGATTTGGCAAAATCTTCGGAGGCGAAGACGAGAGAGGAATTGCAAAAGACGAACGACGTGATCGAGGAAGTCCTCGGACTGACACCGACCTGGTTCGCCCCGCCAAGCGGCAGTTTTAATCAACGGACAATTGAAATCGCCCGGGAGCTCGGTATGTATACCATCCTTTGGACAGTGGATACGGTCGATTGGCGCAATCCCGACACGACGGAAATGGTTAATCGGGTCGTGTCCAAAGTGGAAAACGGCACAATGATTCTTATGCATCCGACCAAGCCGACGTCGGAAGGATTGGATCGGATGATCGGGGAAATTAAAGAGAAAGGATATGTAGTCGGAACGGTGTCCGAGTTGATGAGTGAAGAGCGTGTTCAGTGA
- a CDS encoding S-layer homology domain-containing protein, with translation MRNNPIPFRKVHRDTPLLYKKNIIGGNPDGTFRPSLKK, from the coding sequence GTGCGTAATAATCCGATTCCATTTAGAAAAGTACATAGAGACACCCCACTCCTATACAAAAAGAATATCATTGGAGGCAATCCGGATGGAACGTTTCGACCTTCGTTGAAAAAATAG
- the speD gene encoding adenosylmethionine decarboxylase translates to MSVGLENKLKLYGFNNLTKTLSFNIYDVSYAKSEREQKDYIAYIDEQYNSERLTKILYNVTEIIGAHVLNVSKQDYDPQGASVTILITEESIPVGLIDESCNRGEMNILKTRDSVVGHLDKSHVTVHTYPEYHPDNSIATFRVDIEVSTCGEISPLRALDYLIGSFDSDIITTDYRVRGFTRNDQGKKLFMDHKMTSIQDYIDSETLQKYDAIDVNVYQSNIFHTKLLIKDIDLQNYLFNTDVYEIPPKERLRITNNLRKEMIEIFSGSNIYDEN, encoded by the coding sequence GTGAGTGTCGGGTTGGAAAATAAGCTGAAATTGTACGGCTTTAACAACCTCACCAAAACACTTAGCTTCAACATCTATGATGTAAGCTATGCAAAAAGTGAGCGGGAGCAGAAGGATTATATTGCCTATATCGATGAGCAATACAACTCTGAACGATTGACGAAAATCCTATATAATGTGACGGAAATTATCGGAGCTCATGTATTGAATGTGAGCAAGCAGGATTATGATCCGCAAGGTGCGAGCGTGACGATCTTGATCACGGAGGAATCGATTCCGGTCGGACTGATCGACGAATCATGCAACCGCGGGGAAATGAACATTCTGAAAACCCGGGATTCCGTCGTCGGTCATCTCGATAAAAGCCATGTCACCGTCCACACGTATCCTGAATATCACCCTGACAATTCGATCGCTACCTTCCGGGTGGATATCGAAGTTTCAACATGCGGTGAAATATCGCCGTTGAGAGCACTCGATTATCTGATTGGGAGCTTCGATTCGGATATTATCACAACCGATTATCGGGTTCGAGGATTCACAAGGAACGATCAAGGGAAAAAGCTATTTATGGATCATAAGATGACATCGATCCAGGATTATATCGATAGCGAAACATTACAGAAATACGATGCAATCGATGTGAATGTGTATCAATCCAACATCTTTCACACCAAGCTGTTGATCAAAGATATCGATCTCCAGAATTACTTGTTCAATACGGACGTCTACGAAATCCCGCCGAAGGAAAGACTCCGCATTACGAATAATTTACGCAAAGAAATGATTGAGATTTTCAGCGGATCCAATATATATGATGAAAATTGA
- a CDS encoding aminotransferase class I/II-fold pyridoxal phosphate-dependent enzyme — MGTLTQHRAPIMEALNEYKAARVVPFDVPGHKRGRGNPALADFLGEKALSFDVNSMKPLDNLCHPVSVIREAEQLAAEAFGAKHAFFMVNGTTSAVQAMVMTACKAGEKIIMPRNVHRSAINALILSGAVPVYVNPGVNSKLGIPLGMSVDDVKQAILENPDAKAILINNPTYYGICSNLQAITDLAHEHDMLVLVDEAHGTHFYFGQDLPASAMSVGADMASVSMHKSGGSLTQSSFLLINNEVGEGYTRQIINLTQTTSGSYLLLSSLDISRRNLALHGKETFRKVTEMAQYTRDEINKIDGYYAFSKELIDGDTVYDYDVTKLSVHTIDIGLAGVEVYDILRDEYDIQIEFGDLGNLLAYISVGDRQLDLERLVAALGEIKRRYSRDKSNLFDHEYIKPIIAETPQTAFYAPKKTLPIAESAGHVASEFVMAYPPGIPILAPGERITEEIVAYIDYCKEKGCFLTGTEDSRIEFINVLKEEVEA; from the coding sequence ATGGGAACTCTTACACAACATAGAGCCCCTATTATGGAAGCCTTGAATGAATACAAAGCAGCGCGGGTCGTCCCGTTCGACGTGCCGGGCCACAAGCGCGGCCGCGGAAATCCTGCCTTGGCCGACTTTTTGGGCGAAAAAGCATTGTCCTTCGATGTCAACTCGATGAAACCGCTCGACAACTTATGCCATCCCGTGTCGGTCATCCGGGAAGCGGAACAATTGGCTGCCGAGGCGTTCGGAGCGAAGCATGCGTTCTTCATGGTGAATGGCACGACTTCCGCGGTCCAAGCGATGGTCATGACCGCCTGCAAAGCGGGGGAAAAGATCATCATGCCGCGCAATGTCCATCGCAGCGCCATCAATGCTCTTATATTGAGCGGCGCCGTTCCGGTCTACGTTAATCCTGGGGTGAACAGCAAGCTCGGAATCCCGCTCGGCATGTCCGTGGATGACGTAAAGCAGGCAATCTTGGAAAACCCGGATGCCAAGGCGATTTTGATCAACAACCCGACCTATTACGGCATCTGTTCCAATTTACAGGCCATCACCGATTTGGCGCATGAACATGACATGCTTGTGCTTGTCGATGAAGCCCATGGGACCCACTTCTATTTCGGACAGGACCTCCCTGCTTCCGCGATGTCCGTCGGTGCGGACATGGCGTCCGTTAGCATGCACAAATCAGGGGGTTCATTGACGCAAAGTTCGTTTTTATTAATCAATAATGAGGTTGGCGAAGGATACACCCGGCAAATCATCAACTTGACCCAAACGACGAGCGGTTCTTATCTATTGCTCTCCTCCCTCGACATTTCACGGAGGAATCTGGCGCTTCACGGAAAAGAGACATTCCGCAAAGTGACAGAAATGGCTCAGTATACTCGGGATGAAATCAATAAGATCGACGGCTATTACGCGTTTTCTAAAGAATTGATCGATGGCGATACGGTGTACGATTACGACGTGACCAAATTATCCGTACATACGATTGACATCGGACTCGCCGGCGTTGAAGTATATGATATTTTACGCGACGAGTACGATATCCAGATTGAATTCGGGGATCTCGGCAATCTGCTGGCCTATATTTCGGTCGGGGATCGCCAGCTCGACTTGGAACGCCTCGTAGCCGCCTTGGGTGAAATCAAAAGACGGTACTCGCGGGACAAAAGCAATTTATTCGACCATGAATACATTAAGCCGATCATCGCAGAGACGCCCCAGACGGCATTCTACGCACCGAAAAAGACATTGCCGATTGCAGAAAGCGCCGGTCATGTTGCAAGCGAATTCGTCATGGCCTACCCGCCCGGCATCCCGATTCTCGCTCCCGGCGAACGAATCACCGAAGAAATTGTTGCGTATATCGATTATTGCAAAGAAAAAGGTTGTTTCCTCACCGGTACCGAAGATAGCCGTATCGAATTCATCAACGTATTGAAAGAGGAGGTCGAGGCATGA
- a CDS encoding YcjF family protein, whose protein sequence is MDKQRFMSDEEFNRLFDEKTTEINEQLEREVLIAMIGDVNAGKSSTLNQLMEADVAEVGAKPGETVEVKKYIYKQNIVFVDTPGLDDIHKEHSAETMKFYKQADLILFFLNAAGTVLSDTELVSLKKIAKVNKDIILVLNKIDAAEDIGSLVKYIQDHTNYEYPVTPISSRTGENISMLQNEILRLLEGKKKDILMAANMADKSSIANKWILGAGGSAAAIGALPMPGSDFVPLTALQVGLLLRLSALYGKPISKDHAKELIIATVVGNVGKTVFRQIIKVVPGAGMVAGASVAGAMTIALGHAVKYAHENNIELTPNALSPLYQRFLKKGK, encoded by the coding sequence ATGGACAAGCAACGATTCATGTCAGACGAAGAATTCAATCGTCTCTTTGATGAAAAGACGACGGAAATCAATGAGCAGCTCGAAAGGGAAGTGCTCATCGCCATGATCGGGGATGTCAATGCCGGGAAGTCTTCGACGCTGAACCAGCTGATGGAGGCGGACGTTGCGGAAGTCGGAGCGAAGCCGGGTGAGACGGTGGAGGTAAAGAAGTACATATACAAGCAAAACATCGTCTTTGTCGATACACCGGGACTGGATGATATCCATAAAGAGCATTCAGCGGAGACGATGAAGTTTTATAAACAGGCTGATTTGATTTTATTTTTCCTGAACGCTGCCGGCACGGTATTGTCGGATACAGAACTCGTTTCGTTGAAAAAGATCGCCAAGGTGAACAAAGACATCATCCTCGTGCTGAATAAAATCGACGCGGCCGAAGATATCGGCAGCCTCGTGAAATATATTCAAGATCACACGAACTATGAGTACCCCGTCACTCCGATTTCTTCGCGTACAGGCGAGAATATCAGCATGTTGCAAAATGAGATTTTAAGATTGTTGGAAGGTAAAAAAAAGGACATTTTGATGGCCGCGAATATGGCGGATAAGTCGTCTATCGCCAATAAGTGGATTCTCGGTGCAGGCGGATCAGCGGCCGCAATCGGCGCCCTTCCGATGCCCGGCTCCGATTTTGTGCCATTGACCGCGCTGCAAGTCGGACTCCTGCTCCGCCTTTCCGCGTTGTACGGCAAGCCGATTTCCAAAGACCACGCGAAGGAATTGATCATCGCCACGGTCGTCGGCAATGTCGGAAAGACGGTTTTCCGCCAAATCATTAAAGTCGTCCCTGGGGCAGGCATGGTAGCCGGGGCCAGCGTGGCGGGCGCAATGACGATCGCCCTCGGACATGCAGTCAAATATGCGCATGAGAACAATATTGAACTGACTCCGAACGCATTATCGCCTCTTTACCAGAGGTTCTTGAAGAAAGGGAAATGA
- a CDS encoding stalk domain-containing protein produces the protein MGKYAIALFTILLTGLIGVSTKAADQPLKFFVDGVEIEGAEQPLLEKGGQVLLPVLPLFEAAGFHVSEGNPGEVLVTNSFLTIVFKTGSGAIYVNGETVGTEFPLTRRNTAHYVSNEFLSTLEGFNVSFSKDRSAIHVTTNRSRNIEAFLEQMATVEFTGYSSKSTLDHRTVFSYDPDTVEFTLDANLTVNEKPSALSMDTVMETKLDGKPVKQMSELYFTNKGVWEYKEDIGKWVRLGDVPSLALMGTYLPAPHPLDHLKRVEDNDILQLYDYGDVLVLVERINEENLEDDLVASRTDRYMATQFDKRTSLPFHALTITGTTIETDEDSVFIKERLTQTFRHDETVKQVQVPAKVVRDAISEEAYWKEIGVFDEF, from the coding sequence ATGGGAAAATATGCAATCGCCCTCTTTACTATCCTGTTAACAGGGCTCATTGGCGTTTCAACTAAAGCGGCAGATCAACCTTTGAAGTTTTTCGTGGACGGCGTTGAAATCGAGGGAGCTGAGCAGCCGTTACTCGAAAAAGGCGGACAAGTCCTCCTGCCCGTGCTGCCATTATTCGAAGCGGCTGGATTTCATGTTTCCGAGGGGAATCCAGGCGAAGTATTGGTGACCAATTCATTCCTCACAATCGTGTTCAAGACCGGCTCGGGCGCAATTTATGTGAATGGCGAAACTGTAGGAACCGAGTTTCCTCTCACTCGCCGCAATACGGCACATTACGTATCGAATGAATTTTTATCCACCTTGGAAGGGTTCAACGTTTCATTTTCAAAAGATCGGTCCGCCATTCACGTGACGACCAACCGATCCCGGAACATCGAGGCTTTTTTGGAACAGATGGCCACCGTGGAATTTACCGGCTATTCGTCCAAAAGCACATTGGACCATCGAACCGTCTTCTCGTACGATCCGGACACCGTCGAATTCACGCTTGACGCCAATTTGACCGTAAATGAAAAGCCGAGCGCCTTGTCCATGGATACGGTAATGGAAACCAAATTGGACGGAAAACCGGTGAAACAGATGTCTGAACTCTATTTTACGAATAAGGGAGTATGGGAGTATAAGGAAGACATCGGGAAATGGGTCCGGCTGGGAGATGTACCTTCTTTGGCACTTATGGGAACTTACTTGCCCGCCCCCCACCCGCTTGATCATCTGAAAAGAGTTGAAGATAACGACATCTTGCAACTGTATGATTATGGGGATGTGCTCGTCTTAGTTGAACGGATAAACGAGGAGAATTTGGAAGATGACCTTGTTGCCAGCAGGACGGATCGGTACATGGCCACGCAATTTGACAAGCGGACGTCCTTGCCGTTTCACGCGCTTACGATAACCGGGACGACGATTGAAACCGACGAGGACTCTGTCTTCATCAAAGAACGGCTCACCCAAACGTTCCGCCATGATGAAACCGTCAAGCAAGTCCAAGTCCCCGCCAAAGTGGTCCGCGACGCCATCAGCGAGGAAGCCTATTGGAAAGAGATCGGCGTGTTTGACGAATTTTAA